Proteins encoded in a region of the Streptomyces sp. NBC_00258 genome:
- a CDS encoding BBE domain-containing protein, with amino-acid sequence MLDAVAPYGQRMNLRGGYLPALSTDVIDILLRQAVTAPSHPGAATSFNLWCMGGAISEDVAEDATAFSREGAAWLWEAVNMWDVPDHDTQYEQWATTVSEVMRPHSLTNGYTNLTDDLGEAWRRGVHGSEAKHQRLRTVKTTWDPHNLLRHNKNIAPEDIAAPAGSEGPRR; translated from the coding sequence ATGCTCGACGCCGTAGCGCCGTACGGCCAGCGCATGAACCTGCGTGGTGGCTACCTACCTGCCCTGTCCACCGACGTCATCGACATTCTGTTGCGCCAGGCCGTAACCGCTCCGTCGCACCCCGGTGCCGCCACCTCCTTCAACCTCTGGTGCATGGGCGGCGCGATCTCCGAGGACGTCGCCGAGGACGCCACGGCATTCTCCCGCGAGGGCGCCGCCTGGCTGTGGGAGGCCGTCAACATGTGGGACGTGCCCGACCACGACACCCAGTACGAGCAGTGGGCGACGACCGTCAGCGAGGTGATGCGGCCCCATTCGCTGACCAACGGCTACACCAACCTCACCGACGACCTGGGCGAGGCATGGCGCCGCGGCGTGCACGGCAGCGAGGCCAAGCACCAGCGGCTGCGCACGGTCAAGACCACCTGGGACCCGCACAACCTGCTCCGCCACAACAAGAACATCGCCCCCGAGGACATCGCTGCTCCGGCCGGCAGCGAGGGCCCGCGACGCTGA
- a CDS encoding CYTH and CHAD domain-containing protein, with product MVQSMRETERKYAVPSSSDTSWLSDASWLSQLERVEGVAAVVDRGPEELDAVYYDTADLRLSGSSATLRCRTGGSDAGWHLKLPLPGDSREEIQAALTDTVPDTMLDLTVSRTRGARLTPVVRIRSTREVRHLVDAEGTLRAALNFDTVRAESLRAEGRRAAWNEVEVELAEGADPALLDAVDKKLRKNGIARAQSPSKLARALDETTTAASADRVDRSGDLDLNPGSAGEQVLTYVREQIRILTALDPAVRRDRPDSVHKMRVACRRLRSCLRSYRSVLDREVTDAIRAELKWLAGELGAERDQEVLMERLTHGVDVLPEKLVLGPVVARLQTWNVVRGTESHQRSLDALGSRRYLTLLDSLATLVERPPLRAKAGKAAGKVVARAVLKEYDRLAERMTHALDLSPGPKRDVALHEARKAAKKVRYATEVARPALGKPAKRLGRRVKAVQKVLGDHQDSVVARGTIRDLAVAAQTAGEAGFTWGLLYGTEQAGANAREQEVPAVWERASAPALRKRLRR from the coding sequence ATGGTCCAGTCGATGCGCGAGACAGAACGCAAGTACGCCGTCCCTTCGTCCTCCGACACCTCCTGGCTGTCCGATGCCTCCTGGCTGTCCCAGTTGGAGCGTGTGGAAGGTGTCGCGGCGGTCGTCGACCGGGGACCCGAGGAGTTGGACGCGGTCTACTACGACACCGCCGACCTTCGCCTGTCCGGTTCTTCCGCCACGCTGCGCTGCAGGACCGGCGGCTCCGACGCCGGGTGGCATCTCAAACTGCCGTTGCCGGGCGACAGTCGGGAGGAGATCCAGGCTGCTCTGACCGACACCGTCCCGGACACCATGCTCGACCTGACCGTCTCCCGCACGCGCGGAGCAAGGCTGACCCCGGTGGTTCGCATTCGCTCGACCCGCGAGGTGCGGCATCTTGTCGACGCCGAGGGCACTCTCCGTGCCGCGCTGAACTTCGACACGGTTCGAGCGGAGTCCCTGCGTGCGGAGGGCAGGCGTGCCGCGTGGAACGAGGTGGAAGTGGAGCTGGCCGAGGGCGCCGATCCCGCGCTGCTGGACGCCGTGGACAAGAAACTGCGGAAGAACGGCATCGCTCGCGCGCAGTCCCCGTCGAAGCTGGCCCGGGCCCTCGACGAGACGACGACCGCCGCCTCGGCCGATCGCGTTGACCGGTCCGGCGACCTGGACCTGAACCCGGGCTCGGCCGGCGAGCAGGTCCTCACATACGTGCGCGAACAGATCCGTATACTCACGGCCCTCGATCCGGCCGTACGACGCGACCGGCCCGACTCGGTGCACAAGATGCGCGTCGCCTGCCGCCGTCTGCGCAGTTGTCTGCGCTCCTACCGGTCCGTCCTGGACCGCGAGGTCACGGACGCGATCCGGGCCGAGCTGAAGTGGCTGGCCGGTGAGTTGGGCGCCGAGCGCGATCAGGAAGTTCTGATGGAGCGCCTCACCCACGGCGTCGACGTCCTGCCCGAGAAGCTCGTTCTCGGCCCCGTCGTGGCGCGGCTCCAGACATGGAACGTCGTCCGTGGCACCGAGTCCCACCAGCGCTCTCTCGATGCCCTGGGCTCGCGCCGCTACCTGACCCTGCTCGACTCCCTCGCCACACTGGTGGAGCGGCCTCCGCTGCGTGCCAAGGCCGGCAAGGCGGCCGGCAAGGTCGTGGCCAGGGCTGTCCTCAAGGAGTACGACCGCCTGGCCGAGCGCATGACGCACGCTCTGGACCTGTCGCCCGGTCCCAAGCGCGACGTGGCGCTGCACGAGGCCCGCAAGGCGGCGAAGAAGGTGCGCTACGCGACCGAGGTGGCCCGCCCTGCCCTCGGGAAACCGGCCAAGCGTCTGGGCAGGCGCGTCAAGGCGGTCCAGAAGGTCCTCGGTGATCATCAGGACAGCGTGGTCGCCCGGGGCACGATCAGGGATCTGGCCGTGGCGGCCCAGACGGCGGGCGAGGCCGGCTTCACCTGGGGTCTGCTCTACGGCACGGAGCAGGCCGGAGCGAACGCCAGGGAACAGGAGGTGCCCGCGGTGTGGGAGCGCGCCTCGGCCCCCGCGCTGCGCAAGCGCCTCCGTCGTTGA